A genome region from Marasmius oreades isolate 03SP1 chromosome 5, whole genome shotgun sequence includes the following:
- a CDS encoding uncharacterized protein (CAZy:GH114), with amino-acid sequence MISSVLLVFALSLFASTNAAAAVTNAKRAITPLPANGKFDYQIGGAYTPDSDVKVVTRDRTESPAQGKYNICYVNAFQTQPDEKAFWQSSERDHLLLRNANGEYFVDPEWPDEFLLDTSKDQNRQEIAAVINGWISDCKQKGFNAIEADNLDTFSRSKGLLTVDNNLQLAKILTDHAHSLDMAFGQKNAGEVAARAKKEAGFDFAVVEQCQEFEECDTYTDVYGNQMLEIEYYNEDLPENGLENFKDACQARGNQISIIFRDVEVRPPGSEDRVYQEC; translated from the exons ATGATCTCCTCGGTTCTCCTTGTTTTCGCACTTTCACTCTTTGCTTCCACCaacgccgccgccgccgtcACGAACGCGAAACGAGCAATCACACCTCTTCCTGCAAATGGAAAGTTTGACTACCAGATCGGTGGTGCATACACGCCCGATTCCGACGTCAAGGTAGTCACCAGGGATCGTACCGAAAGTCCAGCGCAGGGAAAGTACAACATCTGCTATGTGAACGCTTTCCAGACACAACCAGACGAAAAAGCTTTCTGGCAGT CATCCGAGCGGGatcatctccttctccgCAACGCGAATGGCGAATACTTCGTTGACCCAGAATGGCCAGACGAATTCCTTCTAGACACGTCAAAAGACCAAAATCGCCAAGAGATTGCAGCCGTTATCAATGGATGGATTTCTGATTGCAAGCAGAAAGGGTTTAACGCCATCGAAGCTGACAATTTGGACACTTTCTCCCGGTCTAAGGGACTTCTCACAGTCGATAACAACCTTCAGCTCGCCAAGATCCTTACGGACCATGCCCACTCTCTTGACATGGCCTTTGGCCAGAAGAACGCGGGAGAGGTGGCTGCGAGGGCGAAGAAGGAAGCCGGGTTTGATTTCGCTGTCGTGGAACAGTGCCAAGAGTTTGAAGAATGTGATACCTACACGGATGTGTATGGAAATCAGATGTTGGAGATTGAATACTACAACGAGGACTTACCGGAGAATGGGCTGGAGAACTTCAAGGATGCTTGTCAGGCGAGGGGTAACCAGATCTCAATCATCTTTCGAGATGTGGAAGTTAGGCCTCCTGGGTCAGAAGACCGGGTATATCAAGAATGTTAG